A genomic window from Purpureocillium takamizusanense chromosome 2, complete sequence includes:
- a CDS encoding Chitin deacetylase (COG:O~SECRETED:SignalP(1-17~SECRETED:cutsite=AVA-HD~SECRETED:prob=0.7468)~CAZy:CE4~EggNog:ENOG503NX9B), whose protein sequence is MFRVLFLVAAAASCAVAHDGRPGRPRFLTGRSGGRVVPRSSGNDIFGPALPKLESRQVSTDNRCGVKFGTRCPNGDCCSLEGWCGKGPEYCNSPDCQLEFSDSCDGNKKPQGKDTEKVDRKKVGDVPYGQGIYDCGVDGAVALTYDDGPFTFTEDLLNLLKQYKAKATFFITGTNIGKGAINDRSKPWPALIKRMFDEGHQVASHTWSHQNLTDIKQETFRQQVLWNEVALADVLDGRFPTYLRPPYSSSNAKTDGWLADLGYHIVYFDLDTEGYLHPSPSQIQTSKDIWDKTVPGKDPATNKWLAIEHDIIEQSVHNLTEYMLKSLASNGFRSVTVGECLRDPAENWYRRMDGAGAKAAEESSAVVESTAQPTPGTDAATSVVASDAEPAATTAQPSYNPSLAKRVITKTIEVIPVPAKPNGAPSANGRCGTSFGGAR, encoded by the exons atgtTTAGAGTCTTgttcctcgtcgcggcggccgcgagctgtGCCGTTGCGCACGACggtcgccctggccgtccgCGGTTCCTCACGGGCCGATCCGGCGGCCGTGTGGTGCCACGGTCCTCGGGAAACGACATCTTCGGACCCGCCTTGCCAAAGCTTGAGAGCCGCCAAGTCTCGACTGACAACCGGTGCGGAGTCAAATTCGGGACGAGATGCCCCAACGGCGACTGCTGCTCCCTCGAAGG ATGGTGCGGCAAGGGACCCGAGTATTGCAACTCGCCCGACTGCCAGCTTGAGTTCAGCGACAGCTGCGACGGGAACAAGAAGCCGCAAGGCAAGGACACGGAGAAGGTGGATCGGAAAAAGGTTGGCGACGTGCCATATGGCCAAGGCATCTACGACTGTGGCGTGGACGGGGCCGTTGCGCTTACATACGATGACGGGCCGTTTACCTTTACCGAGGACTTGCTCAACCTGCTCAAG CAAtacaaggccaaggcgacCTTCTTCATCACGGGCACCAAcatcggcaagggcgccaTCAACGACCGCAGCAagccctggccggcgctCATCAAGCGCATGTTCGACGAGGGCCACCAGGTCGCCTCGCACACGTGGTCGCACCAGAACCTCACCGACATCAAGCAGGAGACGTTCCGGCAGCAGGTGCTGTGGAACgaggtcgccctcgccgacgtcctcgacgggcggtTCCCCACGTACCTGCGGCCCCCTTACTCGTCGAGCAACGCGAAGACGGACGGCTGgctcgccgacctgggcTACCACATCGTCTACTTCGACCTCGACACCGAGGGCTACCTGCACCCGTCGCCCTCCCAGATCCAGACGTCCAAGGACATCTGGGACAAGACGGTTCCCGGCAAGGACCCGGCCACCAACAAGTGGCTGGCCATTGAGCACGACATCATCGAGCAGTCGGTCCACAACCTGACCGAGTACATGCTCAAGTCGCTCGCCAGCAACGGCTTCCGCAGCGTCACCGTGGGCGAGTGCCTGCGCGACCCGGCCGAGAACTGGTACCGCCGcatggacggcgccggcgccaaagcCGCCGAAgagtcctcggccgtcgtcgagtctACCGCCCAGCCCACACCGGGCACAGACGCGGCCACATCTGTTGTTGCGTCCGACGCGGAGCCagccgccacgacggcgcagcCGAGCTACAATCCGTCGTTGGCAAAGCGCGTCATTACGAAGACGATTGAGGTCATCCCCGTCCCCGCAAAGCCCAACGGAGCTCCCTCCGCGAACGGACGGTGCGGCACCagcttcggcggcgcgcgttgA
- a CDS encoding uncharacterized protein (COG:S~EggNog:ENOG503PGAS~SECRETED:SignalP(1-18~SECRETED:cutsite=TSA-HV~SECRETED:prob=0.7631)), translating to MQAKLLVLLSALAASTSAHVNYHGAVAAREAAAVAPVLAPRATGNDAECQSAVISAGTSIPTPPPEVLSAIQANTQTADPCKFSTPASLSKEFASYSSQLESWASKNKDILTKCSALASLNTISAASCKATGAAASTSKTNGVVAARETGVAVAAMAAAGIAAIAL from the coding sequence ATGCAGgccaagctcctcgtcctcctttccgccctcgcggcctccacctcggcgcaCGTCAACTaccacggcgccgttgccgcccgcgaagccgccgccgtcgcgcccgtcctcgccccccgTGCCAccggcaacgacgccgaGTGCCAGTCCGCCGTCATCTCCGCCGGCACCTCCATCCCCACGCCTCCGCCCGAGGTCCTCTCCGCCATCCAGGCCAACACCCAGACCGCCGACCCCTGCAAGTTTTCCACCCCGGCCTCCCTCTCCAAGGAGTTCGCCAGCTACTCTTCCCAGCTCGAGTCCTGGGCCTCCAAGAACAAGGACATCCTCACAAAGTGctccgccctcgccagcctcaacaccatctccgccgcctcctgcaaggccaccggcgccgctgcctccaCCTCCAAGACCAACGGCGTGGTCGCGGCCCGCGAGACTGGCGTGGCTGTagctgccatggctgccgctggtATTGCCGCTATCGCTCTGTAA